A genome region from Methylobacterium sp. FF17 includes the following:
- a CDS encoding TIGR03862 family flavoprotein codes for MTHSDWNGPAVIGGGPAGLAAAEVLARAGHAVTLYERMPSVGRKFLIAGRGGLNLTHSEPLPAFLGRYHPQGGTLAQAIADFPPEALRRWCDDLGEPTFVGSSGRVFPERFKASPLLRAWLRRLDGLGVRIRTRHRFTGWSSEGGPVFEAPDGPVATAHRPVLLALGGASWPRLGSDGAWVPRLAAEGIAVAPLKPANVGFTVAWSTVFAERFAGAPLKRIALSIDGASVRGEAVISADGIEGGAIYALSRTIRAATERGAARLYLDLRPDVNEAALVKALGNPKPGLSLANRLRKDAALPPVGIGLLREAAHPLPVAAEALAALIKAVPLRPEAARGLDRAISTAGGVRFEGLDARFMLTRRRGTFVAGEMLDWEAPTGGYLLQGAFASGRAAAAGMLDWMDRSGAPGP; via the coding sequence ATGACTCACAGCGATTGGAACGGCCCGGCCGTGATCGGCGGCGGACCCGCCGGCCTCGCGGCGGCGGAGGTGCTGGCCCGTGCCGGCCACGCCGTCACGCTCTACGAGCGGATGCCGAGCGTCGGGCGCAAGTTCCTCATCGCGGGGCGCGGCGGCCTCAACCTGACCCATTCGGAGCCGCTCCCCGCCTTCCTGGGGCGCTACCACCCGCAGGGCGGCACGCTGGCGCAGGCCATCGCCGACTTCCCGCCCGAGGCCCTGCGCCGCTGGTGCGACGACCTCGGCGAGCCCACCTTCGTGGGGTCGAGCGGACGGGTGTTTCCGGAGCGCTTCAAGGCCTCGCCACTGCTGCGGGCCTGGCTGCGGCGCCTCGACGGCCTGGGCGTCCGCATCCGCACCCGGCATCGCTTCACCGGCTGGTCGTCGGAGGGCGGCCCTGTCTTCGAGGCACCGGACGGCCCGGTCGCGACCGCGCACCGCCCGGTCCTGCTGGCGCTGGGTGGCGCGAGCTGGCCCCGCCTCGGCTCCGACGGCGCCTGGGTGCCCCGGCTCGCCGCCGAGGGCATCGCCGTGGCGCCGCTGAAACCCGCCAATGTCGGGTTCACGGTAGCGTGGTCGACGGTCTTCGCCGAACGCTTCGCCGGGGCGCCCCTGAAACGCATCGCCCTCTCGATCGACGGGGCCTCCGTGCGGGGCGAGGCCGTCATCAGCGCCGACGGAATCGAGGGTGGCGCAATCTACGCCCTCTCGCGAACCATCCGGGCGGCGACCGAGCGCGGCGCCGCGCGGCTGTACCTCGACCTGCGCCCGGATGTGAACGAGGCCGCGCTTGTCAAAGCCCTGGGCAACCCGAAGCCGGGGCTGTCCCTGGCCAACCGCCTGCGCAAGGACGCGGCCCTGCCGCCGGTCGGCATCGGCCTGCTACGCGAGGCCGCCCATCCGCTCCCCGTCGCGGCCGAGGCGCTGGCGGCGCTGATCAAGGCCGTGCCGCTTCGGCCCGAGGCCGCGCGCGGGCTCGACCGGGCGATCTCCACGGCGGGCGGCGTCCGCTTCGAGGGCCTCGACGCCCGCTTCATGCTGACGCGCCGGCGCGGCACCTTCGTGGCCGGCGAGATGCTGGACTGGGAGGCCCCGACCGGAGGCTACCTGCTCCAGGGTGCTTTCGCCTCGGGCCGCGCGGCGGCGGCGGGCATGCTGGACTGGATGGATCGGAGCGGGGCGCCCGGCCCATGA
- a CDS encoding urease accessory protein UreE, producing the protein MLRATTLVRKVAVRTDAVVDTVVLDHAARQTPPDQLTGEGGLTLDLALAKAAALEDGDALRLEDGRLVAIRAAGEPLLEVRAENPARLLRLAWQLGGSHVPAEIASEVLYVPRSAAELVRGQGCAATPVTRAFKPERAAHDHSQCGHDHHAHDHHAHEHHAHDDHTHDQHAHDHRAHETRAHGHEHGHVHGPDCKHDH; encoded by the coding sequence ATGCTGCGTGCCACCACCCTCGTCCGCAAGGTCGCCGTCCGGACCGATGCCGTCGTCGACACCGTCGTCCTCGATCACGCCGCCCGGCAGACCCCGCCGGACCAGCTGACGGGGGAGGGCGGCCTGACCCTCGACCTCGCCCTCGCCAAGGCGGCGGCCCTCGAGGATGGTGATGCCCTGCGCCTCGAGGATGGCCGCCTCGTCGCGATCCGCGCCGCCGGGGAGCCCCTCCTCGAAGTGCGGGCGGAGAACCCGGCCCGCCTCCTGCGCCTCGCCTGGCAACTCGGCGGCAGCCACGTTCCGGCCGAGATCGCTTCGGAAGTGCTCTACGTCCCCCGCAGCGCCGCCGAACTCGTGCGCGGGCAGGGCTGCGCCGCCACCCCCGTCACCCGGGCCTTCAAGCCCGAGCGGGCCGCCCACGACCACAGTCAGTGCGGACACGATCATCACGCCCACGATCATCATGCGCACGAACATCACGCCCACGATGATCACACCCACGATCAGCACGCTCACGATCACAGGGCGCACGAGACCCGAGCGCATGGACATGAGCACGGCCATGTCCACGGTCCGGATTGCAAACACGATCATTGA
- a CDS encoding ABC transporter permease produces the protein MAVAADEILRAPSKLETYAHVIRALVLRDMRTRFGGSHWGYAVLVLWPVAHIFVMVGVMAFRGQPSPMGDSPLLFVATGCVPALTFQYISREVMKAVSANKPLLYYPQVKIFDVMLARLIVEIVKGFTGLLIVICILASLGVNPIPVEPSMAIGAYCSAILIGVGIGAVNIGIVSFFPGWQLGYVIVTISVYLTCGIFYLPHLLPDQLYDIMKWNPMVQIVEWTRLAYEPNLGVEVDYMYVLLFGLSALSIGLLMERTLVRRLT, from the coding sequence ATGGCCGTTGCAGCCGACGAAATCCTGCGAGCCCCGAGCAAGCTCGAAACCTACGCCCACGTCATTCGCGCCCTCGTCCTGCGCGACATGCGCACGCGCTTCGGTGGCTCTCACTGGGGTTACGCCGTCCTCGTCCTGTGGCCGGTGGCCCACATCTTCGTCATGGTCGGCGTCATGGCATTTCGCGGCCAGCCGTCGCCGATGGGCGACAGTCCCCTCCTGTTCGTCGCCACGGGCTGCGTCCCCGCCCTGACCTTCCAGTACATCTCTCGCGAGGTCATGAAGGCGGTCAGCGCGAACAAGCCGCTGCTTTACTATCCGCAGGTGAAGATCTTCGACGTCATGCTGGCGCGGCTGATCGTGGAGATCGTGAAAGGATTCACGGGTCTCCTGATCGTCATCTGCATTCTCGCGAGCTTAGGTGTCAATCCGATCCCGGTGGAGCCGTCGATGGCGATCGGCGCTTATTGTTCTGCAATTCTGATCGGGGTCGGCATCGGAGCCGTCAATATCGGGATCGTCTCCTTCTTTCCCGGCTGGCAACTGGGCTACGTCATCGTCACCATCTCGGTCTATCTGACCTGTGGCATCTTCTACCTGCCGCATTTGCTGCCCGATCAGCTCTACGACATTATGAAGTGGAACCCCATGGTCCAGATCGTCGAGTGGACCCGGCTCGCCTACGAGCCCAATCTCGGCGTCGAGGTCGATTACATGTATGTCTTGCTGTTCGGCCTGTCGGCGCTCTCCATCGGCTTGCTGATGGAGCGGACCCTGGTGCGGCGCCTGACCTGA
- the dusA gene encoding tRNA dihydrouridine(20/20a) synthase DusA, translating to MMDWTDRYCRAFHRTLSRRARLYTEMVTTGAVIHGPRERLLGFDAGEHPVAVQLGGSNPADLARAARIAEDFGYDEVNLNVGCPSDRVQDGRFGACLMRDPGLVADCVAAMKGAVSVPVTVKCRIGVDDQDTEVALDALTEAVVEAGVDGLVVHARKAWLQGLSPKENRDVPPLDYGRVARLKRAHPTLPVAINGGIATIAAAAAHLAAVDGVMIGRAAYSDPAILLDVDPVLFGEAAPVADPFAAVAAFEPVLAGFLAEGLRLHTVTRHMLGLFNGRPGARAYRRHLSTHGTQADADLATLRDAVNLVVQAEHRRDAAETRAA from the coding sequence ATGATGGATTGGACGGATCGGTATTGCCGCGCCTTCCACCGCACCCTGTCGCGGCGCGCCCGGCTCTACACCGAGATGGTCACCACCGGCGCGGTCATCCACGGCCCTCGCGAGCGCCTTCTCGGCTTCGACGCCGGGGAGCATCCGGTGGCCGTGCAACTCGGCGGATCGAACCCGGCCGATCTCGCGCGGGCCGCGCGCATCGCCGAGGATTTCGGCTACGACGAGGTCAACCTGAATGTCGGCTGCCCGTCCGACCGGGTTCAGGACGGGCGATTCGGCGCCTGCCTGATGCGCGATCCGGGCCTCGTCGCCGATTGCGTGGCCGCCATGAAGGGGGCGGTGTCGGTGCCCGTCACGGTGAAGTGCCGGATTGGCGTCGACGATCAGGACACCGAGGTCGCCCTCGATGCCCTTACGGAGGCGGTGGTCGAGGCCGGGGTCGACGGCCTCGTGGTGCATGCGCGCAAGGCCTGGCTCCAGGGTCTCTCGCCCAAGGAGAACCGTGATGTGCCGCCCCTGGATTACGGGCGCGTGGCCCGTCTGAAGCGGGCCCATCCCACGCTTCCCGTCGCCATCAACGGCGGCATCGCCACGATCGCGGCCGCGGCCGCCCACCTCGCGGCGGTCGACGGGGTGATGATCGGCCGGGCCGCCTACAGCGATCCGGCGATCCTCCTCGACGTCGATCCGGTCCTGTTCGGCGAGGCCGCCCCGGTAGCCGACCCGTTCGCGGCGGTGGCGGCGTTCGAGCCGGTCCTCGCCGGGTTCCTGGCCGAGGGCCTGCGCCTGCACACGGTGACGCGGCACATGCTCGGCCTGTTCAACGGACGCCCCGGAGCACGCGCCTACCGCCGGCACCTCTCCACGCACGGAACGCAGGCCGACGCGGATCTCGCCACCCTGCGGGACGCGGTGAACCTCGTGGTGCAGGCGGAGCATCGACGGGATGCGGCGGAGACCCGCGCCGCCTGA
- a CDS encoding retropepsin-like aspartic protease family protein has translation MRLVLGLVILGGALALLLLSGDDRPVLGMDPDQFAQLAMATGFLTVIVAGFWHQFRDRMGANLTALMAWGALGAALVAGYAYRDEARRIGDRMLGAVRPGSAVVASDGTVTITRRADGDFHVRAEVNGQAQGFQFDTGASSVVLTAESAASLGIRPSASEFSVRVSTANGVTVAAPAFLDTLRVGDIVERRVPALVSRPGALRENLLGMSFLDRLASFEVRGDRLILRGR, from the coding sequence ATGAGGCTCGTTCTCGGCCTCGTCATCCTGGGTGGCGCGCTCGCCCTGCTCCTGCTCTCGGGCGACGACCGGCCCGTATTGGGGATGGACCCGGACCAGTTCGCGCAGCTCGCGATGGCCACGGGGTTCCTGACCGTGATCGTGGCCGGGTTCTGGCACCAGTTCCGGGACCGGATGGGAGCGAACCTGACCGCGCTCATGGCCTGGGGCGCCCTCGGGGCCGCCCTGGTGGCGGGCTATGCCTATCGCGATGAGGCGCGCCGGATCGGCGACCGCATGCTCGGGGCCGTACGCCCGGGCAGCGCGGTGGTCGCCTCGGACGGCACGGTCACGATCACCCGCCGCGCGGACGGCGATTTCCACGTCCGCGCGGAGGTGAATGGCCAGGCCCAGGGCTTTCAGTTCGACACGGGCGCGAGTTCCGTGGTCCTCACCGCCGAGAGCGCGGCCAGCCTCGGAATCCGCCCCTCCGCCTCAGAGTTCAGCGTGCGCGTCTCCACCGCCAACGGGGTCACGGTGGCGGCCCCCGCCTTTCTCGACACCCTGCGGGTGGGCGACATCGTGGAACGAAGGGTTCCCGCCCTGGTGAGCCGCCCGGGCGCGTTGCGCGAGAACCTCCTCGGCATGAGCTTCCTCGACCGGCTGGCCTCCTTCGAGGTCCGCGGCGATCGCCTGATCCTGCGGGGGCGCTGA
- a CDS encoding DUF1289 domain-containing protein, producing the protein MSPLRPKPSSPCTKLCILDAATGLCEGCGRTRDEIALWGSMPEPRRRAVMATLEERLRAAYPARVPAPAVP; encoded by the coding sequence ATGAGCCCGCTTCGCCCCAAACCCTCCAGCCCCTGCACCAAGCTCTGCATCCTCGACGCCGCCACCGGCCTCTGCGAGGGCTGCGGCCGCACGCGCGATGAGATCGCCCTGTGGGGGTCGATGCCGGAGCCCCGGCGCCGGGCCGTGATGGCGACGCTGGAGGAGCGCCTGCGCGCCGCCTACCCGGCGCGCGTCCCGGCACCGGCCGTGCCATGA